One Stenotrophomonas maltophilia DNA window includes the following coding sequences:
- a CDS encoding PA1136 family autoinducer-binding transcriptional regulator — protein MSDLLQALLELERARSLSEVGAVLRSIAVPLGYDRVLVFATGTGLERGTQRVYWIEGDWFGDGSDTDLARYLHACPVNRHVLDSDAPFFWSKHQGVRGERYQVVKQPRGEGLHGLQVPVFGTTGLEGAISVAGTSIDASPSARLQLETVATAAFRAARRLAESPAELSGSALSTREREVLRWVAAGRRQAEIAATLGLSARTVENHLRRARQRLGVATTAQAVRAASRRGEIED, from the coding sequence ATGAGCGATCTGCTGCAGGCATTGTTGGAGCTGGAGCGCGCCCGCTCGCTGAGCGAAGTGGGCGCGGTCCTGCGCAGCATCGCGGTCCCCCTCGGCTACGACCGTGTGCTGGTGTTCGCCACTGGCACCGGGCTGGAACGCGGCACGCAGCGCGTGTATTGGATCGAGGGCGACTGGTTCGGCGATGGCAGCGACACCGACCTTGCCCGCTACCTGCACGCCTGCCCGGTCAATCGCCACGTGCTGGACAGCGACGCGCCATTCTTCTGGAGCAAGCACCAGGGCGTGCGCGGCGAACGCTATCAGGTAGTGAAGCAACCACGTGGCGAAGGCCTGCATGGCCTGCAGGTGCCGGTGTTCGGTACCACCGGTCTGGAGGGCGCGATCAGCGTTGCCGGGACTTCGATCGATGCATCTCCCAGCGCGCGCCTGCAGCTGGAAACTGTTGCAACCGCAGCCTTCCGTGCCGCGCGCCGTCTGGCCGAGTCCCCTGCGGAGCTGTCAGGGAGTGCGCTGAGCACGCGCGAGCGCGAAGTGCTGCGCTGGGTGGCCGCCGGACGTCGGCAGGCAGAAATCGCCGCCACGCTTGGGCTTTCTGCACGCACGGTGGAAAACCACCTGCGACGCGCACGCCAGCGCCTGGGTGTGGCGACCACCGCGCAGGCGGTTCGCGCCGCCAGCCGCCGCGGCGAGATCGAGGACTGA